One region of Malania oleifera isolate guangnan ecotype guangnan chromosome 6, ASM2987363v1, whole genome shotgun sequence genomic DNA includes:
- the LOC131158000 gene encoding uncharacterized protein LOC131158000 isoform X1: MADNIITSEKPSSASPLTLPSRIICLVCQKQFSQYTCPRCNSRYCSLQCYKSHNLHCTESFMRENVVEELRQVQPDDEAKQKMLDILKRFHSEDEACGMDEDDSALSEDIVQKVLSGGEASIDDLSAEDKKRFLRAVASGELSRMIEPWEPWWLKPSARTLSLSQGGSRLVLPLLKQQTETSSQDDLESNHPTDIPLGPETPLPPVSKLSSRQPSPLLSVHLVDIIYSYCFMLRLYNGDSQSDSLGSAMVMLSVSSVLGQGGHPETVSEALSHCLEQACSPAYKHMGGYQFGLGLFDDVITLLSLGSSALICLLCDLQRLIQAGETELRSEKLRKSKRVEMTTKLKLAEKKVYYIMCWVHEQPGEVWSSLAALVTAEKGSAMDHTGSKSSSGKAQYKAESRGKVLIEEVQ; the protein is encoded by the exons ATGGCGGATAACATCATTACCTCTGAGAAACCATCCTCAGCATCCCCTTTGACTCTGCCTTCTCGTATAATCTGCCTAGT ATGCCAAAAGCAATTTTCACAATATACTTGTCCTCGATGCAATTCCCGTTATTGCTCTCTTCAGTGCTACAAG TCCCACAATCTTCATTGCACGGAATCCTTTATGCGAGAAAATGTAGTTGAAGAGCTGCGGCAAGTGCAACCTGATGATGAAGCCAAACAAAAAATGCTGGACATACTGAAACGATTCCATTCTGAAGATGAAGCATGTGGCATGGATGAAGATG ATTCAGCTCTGTCAGAGGATATTGTTCAAAAGGTTTTGTCTG GAGGTGAAGCCAGTATTGATGATTTATCTGCTGAAGATAAGAAACGTTTCCTAAGAGCTGTAGCATCTGGGGAACTAAGCAGGATGATTGAGCCATGGGAGCCATGGTGGTTGAAGCCTTCTGCTAGGACCTTATCTCTCAGCCAGGGAGGAAGTCGACTAGTCCTGCCGCTTCTCAAGCAACAAACGGAAACATCCTCACAAGATGATCTAGAAAGTAATCATCCAACCGACATTCCTCTAGGACCCGAAACCCCCCTACCTCCTGTTTCGAAGCTTAGCTCAAGGCAGCCATCCCCACTTCTATCTGTTCACCTGGTTGACATTATATACAGCTATTGTTTCATGCTTAGGCTCTACAACGGGGATTCCCAGTCTGATTCTTTAGGATCAGCCATGGTGATGTTGAGTGTGTCCTCCGTCCTAGGTCAAGGTGGGCATCCCGAAACGGTTTCTGAAGCTCTCTCTCATTGCTTGGAGCAGGCGTGCTCTCCCGCTTACAAGCACATGGGTGGCTACCAATTTGGACTGGGTCTTTTTGACGATGTAATAACCCTACTTTCCCTCGGCAGTTCTGCGCTAATTTGCTTACTGTGTGACCTGCAGAGGCTGATTCAAGCAGGGGAGACCGAGCTGAGGTCAGAGAAACTGCGGAAGTCAAAGAGGGTGGAAATGACAACCAAGCTAAAGCTTGCTGAGAAGAAGGTATATTACATCATGTGTTGGGTCCATGAGCAGCCAGGGGAAGTCTGGTCTTCTTTGGCTGCTCTTGTGACGGCAGAGAAGGGTTCAGCTATGGATCACACAGGCAGTAAAAGTAGCTCTGGGAAAGCGCAGTATAAAGCAGAAAGCAGGGGCAAGGTTTTGATTGAGGAGGTTCAGTGA
- the LOC131158000 gene encoding uncharacterized protein LOC131158000 isoform X2 yields the protein MSHNLHCTESFMRENVVEELRQVQPDDEAKQKMLDILKRFHSEDEACGMDEDDSALSEDIVQKVLSGGEASIDDLSAEDKKRFLRAVASGELSRMIEPWEPWWLKPSARTLSLSQGGSRLVLPLLKQQTETSSQDDLESNHPTDIPLGPETPLPPVSKLSSRQPSPLLSVHLVDIIYSYCFMLRLYNGDSQSDSLGSAMVMLSVSSVLGQGGHPETVSEALSHCLEQACSPAYKHMGGYQFGLGLFDDVITLLSLGSSALICLLCDLQRLIQAGETELRSEKLRKSKRVEMTTKLKLAEKKVYYIMCWVHEQPGEVWSSLAALVTAEKGSAMDHTGSKSSSGKAQYKAESRGKVLIEEVQ from the exons ATG TCCCACAATCTTCATTGCACGGAATCCTTTATGCGAGAAAATGTAGTTGAAGAGCTGCGGCAAGTGCAACCTGATGATGAAGCCAAACAAAAAATGCTGGACATACTGAAACGATTCCATTCTGAAGATGAAGCATGTGGCATGGATGAAGATG ATTCAGCTCTGTCAGAGGATATTGTTCAAAAGGTTTTGTCTG GAGGTGAAGCCAGTATTGATGATTTATCTGCTGAAGATAAGAAACGTTTCCTAAGAGCTGTAGCATCTGGGGAACTAAGCAGGATGATTGAGCCATGGGAGCCATGGTGGTTGAAGCCTTCTGCTAGGACCTTATCTCTCAGCCAGGGAGGAAGTCGACTAGTCCTGCCGCTTCTCAAGCAACAAACGGAAACATCCTCACAAGATGATCTAGAAAGTAATCATCCAACCGACATTCCTCTAGGACCCGAAACCCCCCTACCTCCTGTTTCGAAGCTTAGCTCAAGGCAGCCATCCCCACTTCTATCTGTTCACCTGGTTGACATTATATACAGCTATTGTTTCATGCTTAGGCTCTACAACGGGGATTCCCAGTCTGATTCTTTAGGATCAGCCATGGTGATGTTGAGTGTGTCCTCCGTCCTAGGTCAAGGTGGGCATCCCGAAACGGTTTCTGAAGCTCTCTCTCATTGCTTGGAGCAGGCGTGCTCTCCCGCTTACAAGCACATGGGTGGCTACCAATTTGGACTGGGTCTTTTTGACGATGTAATAACCCTACTTTCCCTCGGCAGTTCTGCGCTAATTTGCTTACTGTGTGACCTGCAGAGGCTGATTCAAGCAGGGGAGACCGAGCTGAGGTCAGAGAAACTGCGGAAGTCAAAGAGGGTGGAAATGACAACCAAGCTAAAGCTTGCTGAGAAGAAGGTATATTACATCATGTGTTGGGTCCATGAGCAGCCAGGGGAAGTCTGGTCTTCTTTGGCTGCTCTTGTGACGGCAGAGAAGGGTTCAGCTATGGATCACACAGGCAGTAAAAGTAGCTCTGGGAAAGCGCAGTATAAAGCAGAAAGCAGGGGCAAGGTTTTGATTGAGGAGGTTCAGTGA
- the LOC131158000 gene encoding uncharacterized protein LOC131158000 isoform X3, whose amino-acid sequence MRENVVEELRQVQPDDEAKQKMLDILKRFHSEDEACGMDEDDSALSEDIVQKVLSGGEASIDDLSAEDKKRFLRAVASGELSRMIEPWEPWWLKPSARTLSLSQGGSRLVLPLLKQQTETSSQDDLESNHPTDIPLGPETPLPPVSKLSSRQPSPLLSVHLVDIIYSYCFMLRLYNGDSQSDSLGSAMVMLSVSSVLGQGGHPETVSEALSHCLEQACSPAYKHMGGYQFGLGLFDDVITLLSLGSSALICLLCDLQRLIQAGETELRSEKLRKSKRVEMTTKLKLAEKKVYYIMCWVHEQPGEVWSSLAALVTAEKGSAMDHTGSKSSSGKAQYKAESRGKVLIEEVQ is encoded by the exons ATGCGAGAAAATGTAGTTGAAGAGCTGCGGCAAGTGCAACCTGATGATGAAGCCAAACAAAAAATGCTGGACATACTGAAACGATTCCATTCTGAAGATGAAGCATGTGGCATGGATGAAGATG ATTCAGCTCTGTCAGAGGATATTGTTCAAAAGGTTTTGTCTG GAGGTGAAGCCAGTATTGATGATTTATCTGCTGAAGATAAGAAACGTTTCCTAAGAGCTGTAGCATCTGGGGAACTAAGCAGGATGATTGAGCCATGGGAGCCATGGTGGTTGAAGCCTTCTGCTAGGACCTTATCTCTCAGCCAGGGAGGAAGTCGACTAGTCCTGCCGCTTCTCAAGCAACAAACGGAAACATCCTCACAAGATGATCTAGAAAGTAATCATCCAACCGACATTCCTCTAGGACCCGAAACCCCCCTACCTCCTGTTTCGAAGCTTAGCTCAAGGCAGCCATCCCCACTTCTATCTGTTCACCTGGTTGACATTATATACAGCTATTGTTTCATGCTTAGGCTCTACAACGGGGATTCCCAGTCTGATTCTTTAGGATCAGCCATGGTGATGTTGAGTGTGTCCTCCGTCCTAGGTCAAGGTGGGCATCCCGAAACGGTTTCTGAAGCTCTCTCTCATTGCTTGGAGCAGGCGTGCTCTCCCGCTTACAAGCACATGGGTGGCTACCAATTTGGACTGGGTCTTTTTGACGATGTAATAACCCTACTTTCCCTCGGCAGTTCTGCGCTAATTTGCTTACTGTGTGACCTGCAGAGGCTGATTCAAGCAGGGGAGACCGAGCTGAGGTCAGAGAAACTGCGGAAGTCAAAGAGGGTGGAAATGACAACCAAGCTAAAGCTTGCTGAGAAGAAGGTATATTACATCATGTGTTGGGTCCATGAGCAGCCAGGGGAAGTCTGGTCTTCTTTGGCTGCTCTTGTGACGGCAGAGAAGGGTTCAGCTATGGATCACACAGGCAGTAAAAGTAGCTCTGGGAAAGCGCAGTATAAAGCAGAAAGCAGGGGCAAGGTTTTGATTGAGGAGGTTCAGTGA